In Solanum pennellii chromosome 7, SPENNV200, the following are encoded in one genomic region:
- the LOC107024788 gene encoding E3 ubiquitin-protein ligase RING1-like, translating to MVQDIKDKALLIVQENDTSNNISIIIDIAHRSPQTIANIYQHHDHEEANEDEIGLIEEQVAMDLMTLEETRVFAPVIPTSKYAIEGLEKVKVETLNGDKGFGETCMICLGKLITKDFVELTRMPCKHVFHGDCIIQWLEKNHVCPLCRFRMPIDK from the coding sequence ATGGTTCAAGACATTAAAGATAAGGCTTTGTTGATTGTTCAAGAAAATGATACATCTAACAATATCTCAATCATCATTGACATAGCCCATCGTAGTCCTCAGACGATTGCAAATATTTATCAACATCATGATCACGAGGAAGCTAATGAGGATGAGATAGGGTTAATAGAAGAACAAGTCGCGATGGATTTGATGACCTTGGAAGAAACTCGTGTGTTTGCGCCTGTAATTCCAACATCAAAGTATGCTATTGAAGGGCTTGAGAAGGTGAAAGTAGAGACATTGAATGGTGACAAGGGTTTTGGTGAAACTTGTATGATATGTCTTGGCAAGTTGATTACAAAGGACTTTGTTGAACTAACTCGTATGCCTTGCAAGCATGTTTTTCATGGAGATTGCATTATTCAATGGcttgaaaaaaatcatgtttgtcCCTTATGTCGCTTTAGAATGccaattgataaataa
- the LOC107025670 gene encoding defensin-like protein, protein MARFICFMAFVVLAMMLFVSYEVQAQPMCKSTSQTFKGLCFTDSSCRKACLKEEFEGGHCSKLQRKCLCTKICVFDKISNEVRINFGWGSKNS, encoded by the exons ATGGCTCGTTTCATTTGCTTCATGGCATTTGTGGTCTTGGCAATGATGCTCTTTGTTTCCTATG AGGTGCAAGCTCAGCCTATGTGTAAATCAACAAGCCAAACCTTCAAAGGATTATGTTTTACCGACTCATCATGTAGAAAAGCTTGTCTCAAAGAGGAGTTTGAAGGTGGACATTGTAGCAAACTTCAAAGAAAGTGCCTATGCACTAAGATTTGTGTATTTGACAAAATTTCAAATGAAGTTAGAATCAACTTTGGGTGGGGAAGCAAAAACTCTTAA